The proteins below come from a single Serratia ficaria genomic window:
- a CDS encoding LysR family transcriptional regulator — MNFSSDNIELFLAVLDRGSFSAAARSLRRVPSAVSMAIANMEAELGFPLFDRSHREPTPTALALALAPHARLIADQLRQLQVHAIELSQGLESRLSIGVTSDINGAGLLAAVKTLSQRYPLLDIEVLTAPQDEVLHMLHQGRVSVCLAFGGLNVNSAEQFHFVGAESLVATLSPQHPALSGAADELFLEDLVNVRQIMVASRDLPMVDLRPRVAESYWRTDSLPMALNMVEAGLGWGNFPLSLTAPLLAQGRLVRLKFKNTKNELRLPMHLIWLKSRPLDKAARELVALMRDAPPAA, encoded by the coding sequence ATGAATTTTTCCAGTGACAACATCGAGCTGTTTCTGGCGGTGCTGGATCGCGGATCGTTTTCCGCCGCTGCGCGTTCGCTGCGGCGAGTGCCTTCCGCCGTCAGCATGGCGATCGCCAACATGGAGGCGGAGCTCGGCTTCCCGCTGTTCGACCGTTCGCACCGCGAACCGACGCCGACCGCGCTGGCATTGGCGCTGGCGCCCCATGCGCGGCTGATCGCCGACCAGCTCAGGCAGCTGCAGGTGCACGCCATCGAGCTCTCTCAGGGGCTGGAAAGCCGACTTTCGATCGGCGTGACGTCGGACATCAACGGCGCCGGGCTGTTGGCGGCGGTGAAAACCCTGTCGCAGCGCTACCCGCTGCTGGATATCGAGGTGCTGACCGCGCCGCAGGATGAGGTGTTGCATATGCTGCATCAGGGCCGGGTGAGCGTTTGTCTGGCGTTCGGCGGGCTGAACGTCAACAGCGCGGAGCAGTTTCATTTCGTCGGCGCCGAATCGCTGGTGGCCACGCTGTCGCCGCAGCATCCGGCGCTGAGCGGTGCGGCGGATGAGCTGTTTCTGGAAGATCTGGTCAACGTGCGGCAGATCATGGTGGCCAGCCGCGATCTGCCGATGGTCGATCTGCGGCCGCGGGTGGCGGAATCTTATTGGCGCACCGACAGCCTGCCGATGGCGTTGAACATGGTCGAGGCCGGATTGGGCTGGGGCAATTTCCCGCTGTCGCTGACCGCGCCGCTGCTGGCGCAGGGGCGACTGGTGCGACTGAAATTCAAGAATACCAAGAATGAGCTGCGCCTGCCGATGCACCTGATCTGGCTGAAAAGCCGGCCGCTGGACAAGGCCGCCCGCGAGCTGGTGGCCCTGATGCGCGATGCGCCGCCGGCGGCGTGA
- a CDS encoding LysE family translocator, with amino-acid sequence MNETLLSVLSITGAIALGAMSPGQSFILVARTAVASSRRAGMAVALGMGVGCFIFALLALLGLQSLLLALPWLYGTLKLLGGAYLIYLAFNMLRGASRPLNVEAVGSRPLGMRKAFTTGLLTQLGNPNTAIVFGSVFAALLSHEISPLMYLLLPTIALTVDVLWYAFVAFVLSSPRPRRIYLRFKAWFDRLSGGVLALLGLKLMLSR; translated from the coding sequence ATGAACGAGACGCTGTTATCGGTATTGAGCATTACCGGCGCGATCGCGCTGGGGGCGATGAGCCCGGGGCAAAGCTTTATTCTGGTGGCGCGCACCGCGGTGGCCTCTTCGCGCCGCGCCGGCATGGCCGTCGCCCTGGGGATGGGCGTCGGCTGCTTTATCTTCGCGCTGCTGGCGTTGCTGGGCTTGCAATCGTTGCTGTTGGCGCTGCCCTGGCTGTACGGCACGCTCAAGCTGTTGGGCGGCGCCTATTTGATCTACCTGGCGTTCAACATGCTGCGCGGCGCCAGCCGTCCGTTGAACGTAGAGGCGGTTGGCAGCCGGCCACTGGGCATGCGCAAGGCGTTCACCACCGGCCTGCTGACCCAGTTGGGCAACCCGAACACCGCCATCGTGTTCGGCAGCGTGTTCGCCGCGCTGCTCAGCCACGAGATTTCGCCGCTGATGTATCTGCTGCTGCCGACGATCGCGCTGACGGTGGACGTGCTGTGGTACGCCTTTGTGGCCTTCGTGCTGTCTTCGCCGCGCCCGCGCCGCATCTATCTGCGCTTCAAGGCCTGGTTCGATCGGCTGAGCGGCGGCGTGCTGGCGCTGCTCGGGCTGAAGCTGATGCTGAGCCGCTAG
- a CDS encoding DedA family protein: MTDLAHYITEYGYWALFIGCLAEGETITLLGGIAAHEGLLHWPLAIAVVALGGTLGDQLLYFLGRRYEGRVISRLKGQEKRIARARKLIARHPMLFVIGVRFMYGFRIIGPVLIGASRLPPSRFVPLNVFGAILWASIFVMLGYFGGQAIEGFVSGLDKKLSSLLFVALAIAVILLLRFWWRRRHAD, encoded by the coding sequence ATGACCGATCTGGCCCATTACATTACGGAATATGGCTACTGGGCACTGTTTATCGGCTGTCTGGCTGAGGGGGAAACCATCACCCTGCTGGGCGGCATCGCCGCCCATGAAGGGTTGTTGCATTGGCCGCTGGCGATCGCCGTGGTGGCGTTGGGCGGCACGCTGGGCGATCAGTTGCTGTATTTCCTCGGCCGTCGCTATGAAGGACGGGTGATTTCCCGGCTGAAGGGGCAAGAGAAACGCATCGCCCGCGCCAGAAAATTAATTGCACGCCATCCGATGCTGTTCGTGATCGGCGTGCGTTTTATGTATGGCTTCCGCATTATCGGCCCGGTGCTGATCGGCGCCAGCAGGTTGCCGCCGTCGCGTTTCGTGCCGCTGAACGTTTTCGGCGCCATCCTGTGGGCGAGCATCTTCGTCATGCTCGGCTATTTTGGCGGTCAGGCGATCGAAGGTTTCGTCAGCGGTCTCGACAAAAAACTCTCCAGCCTGCTGTTCGTCGCGCTGGCGATCGCGGTGATTTTGCTGCTGCGCTTCTGGTGGCGCCGCCGCCATGCCGATTAA
- a CDS encoding adenosylhomocysteinase codes for MYQDFESELTWAMRHMPRTRAAVAALPDLNGVRLACNMHLDLKMAPLVAGLLDKGAAVYLTTCNPTTVQDDVVAWLERRGAQAHAWRDMSAADWSASFDRALAWRPTHLCEMGADLTARLHQSAGGPQIIAGLEATGSGISRLNGMAPRYPIFNWDDLPVKEGLHNRHMVGLTAWHTFFQTTHLTLHEKSVLVIGYGLVGQGVAAAARAYGGQVTVAEIDPARALQARYDGWPVVDLAAAVGQADVIATATGAKNVLSASHLQQAKDGAFILNVGHVAEEIDVAFLQHLPHSEPMPFVNAYQLAGKTLYLLANGSMFNLTAGYGDSLNAFDVTLAVMAAGIGHIVGAGAQQQAGLYLLPQSAWQPAL; via the coding sequence ATGTATCAGGATTTTGAGAGCGAGTTGACCTGGGCGATGCGCCATATGCCGCGCACCCGCGCGGCGGTGGCGGCGCTGCCGGACCTTAACGGCGTGCGGCTGGCGTGCAACATGCACCTGGATCTGAAAATGGCGCCGCTGGTGGCCGGCCTGCTGGACAAGGGCGCGGCGGTTTACCTCACCACCTGCAACCCGACCACGGTACAGGACGACGTGGTCGCCTGGCTGGAGCGGCGGGGCGCGCAGGCACACGCCTGGCGCGACATGAGCGCCGCCGACTGGTCGGCGTCTTTCGATCGCGCGCTGGCCTGGCGGCCGACTCACCTGTGCGAAATGGGGGCGGATCTGACCGCTCGCCTGCACCAGAGCGCCGGCGGGCCGCAGATTATCGCCGGTCTGGAGGCGACCGGTTCCGGCATCAGCCGCCTGAACGGCATGGCGCCGCGTTACCCGATCTTCAACTGGGACGACCTGCCGGTGAAAGAGGGGTTGCACAACCGCCATATGGTCGGCCTGACCGCCTGGCATACCTTCTTCCAGACCACCCACCTGACCCTGCATGAAAAGTCCGTGCTGGTGATCGGTTACGGGCTGGTCGGGCAGGGCGTGGCTGCGGCGGCCAGGGCCTACGGCGGCCAGGTGACAGTGGCGGAAATCGATCCGGCGCGGGCGCTGCAGGCGCGGTATGACGGCTGGCCGGTGGTCGACCTGGCGGCGGCGGTGGGCCAGGCGGACGTGATCGCCACCGCCACCGGCGCGAAAAACGTGCTGTCGGCGAGCCATTTGCAGCAGGCGAAGGACGGGGCGTTTATCCTCAACGTCGGCCACGTGGCGGAAGAGATCGACGTCGCTTTCCTGCAACACCTGCCGCACAGCGAGCCAATGCCGTTTGTTAACGCTTACCAACTGGCGGGGAAAACGCTCTATTTGCTGGCCAACGGCTCGATGTTCAACCTGACGGCGGGCTACGGCGACAGCCTGAACGCCTTCGACGTGACGCTGGCGGTGATGGCGGCCGGCATCGGCCACATCGTCGGCGCCGGCGCGCAGCAGCAAGCCGGTTTGTACCTGCTGCCGCAGTCGGCATGGCAACCCGCGCTGTAA
- the pbpG gene encoding D-alanyl-D-alanine endopeptidase, with amino-acid sequence MHVKIRVLVLTLLALQAGAGFAPRALASDNAAATHATQPELASGSAMVVDMQTHKVMYARNPDEVVPIASITKLMTAMVTLDAHLPLDEMLSVDIHQTPEMKGVYSRVRLNSEISRKDMLLLALMSSENRAAASLAHHYPGGYNAFIKAMNAKAKSLGMTNTHYVEPTGLSIHNVSTARDLTKLLIATKQYPLIGQLSTTTERTASFKDPNYQLPFRNTNHLVYNPKWNIQLTKTGFTNEAGHCLAMRTMIGSRSVSLVVLDAFGKYTHFADANRLRSWIETGKVTPIPAAARDYRRQKDARLAKNETE; translated from the coding sequence ATGCATGTGAAAATACGTGTTTTGGTACTAACCCTGCTCGCTTTGCAGGCGGGCGCAGGCTTCGCGCCGCGCGCGCTGGCCAGCGACAACGCCGCGGCCACGCACGCCACCCAGCCCGAGCTGGCGTCCGGCAGCGCCATGGTGGTGGATATGCAGACCCACAAGGTAATGTATGCGCGCAACCCCGACGAAGTGGTGCCGATCGCCTCGATCACCAAGCTGATGACCGCGATGGTGACGCTGGATGCCCATTTGCCGCTGGACGAGATGCTGTCGGTAGACATCCACCAGACGCCGGAAATGAAAGGGGTCTACTCGCGGGTGCGTCTGAACAGTGAGATCAGCCGCAAGGACATGCTGCTGCTGGCGCTGATGTCTTCGGAAAACCGCGCCGCCGCCAGCCTGGCGCACCATTATCCGGGCGGTTACAACGCCTTCATCAAAGCGATGAACGCCAAGGCCAAATCGCTCGGCATGACCAACACCCATTACGTGGAGCCGACCGGGCTGTCGATTCATAACGTCTCGACCGCGCGCGACCTGACCAAATTGCTGATCGCCACCAAGCAGTATCCGCTGATTGGTCAGCTCAGCACCACCACCGAACGGACGGCCAGCTTCAAGGATCCTAACTATCAGCTGCCGTTCCGCAACACCAACCACCTGGTGTATAACCCGAAATGGAACATTCAGCTGACCAAGACCGGCTTCACCAATGAAGCGGGCCACTGTCTGGCGATGCGCACTATGATCGGCAGCCGCTCGGTGTCGCTGGTGGTGCTGGATGCGTTCGGCAAATATACCCATTTTGCCGACGCCAACCGCCTGCGCAGCTGGATTGAAACCGGCAAGGTGACGCCAATCCCGGCCGCCGCCCGCGACTACCGCCGCCAAAAAGACGCCCGTCTGGCGAAAAACGAAACCGAGTAA
- a CDS encoding GlxA family transcriptional regulator yields MKTIGFVVFPGFNLLDFAGPLAAFDNVNQFTDAPAYRCLAISPQGGMVASSAGVEIATRPCDNARFDTLVVAGGRGNEAAAQSSLLADFLLTQRRRTRRIASVCTGAFILAACGLLDGKRATTHWYHAAQLQQRYPRIRVDSNRIFIRDGDIWTSAGISAGIDLALALIEDDLGETVAAGVARQLVVYHRRPGGQSQYSLLLELNPSSDRIRAALSFARERLRQPLAVADLAAAACLSERQFGRLFRAETGQTPAKVIEQLRVEAARLRIEEGSEALETIARAVGFSDPERMRRAFIRLFGLSPQAIRRLSRRADQ; encoded by the coding sequence ATGAAAACTATCGGCTTCGTGGTTTTTCCCGGTTTTAACCTGTTGGATTTCGCCGGGCCGCTGGCGGCGTTCGACAACGTCAACCAGTTCACCGACGCGCCGGCCTATCGCTGCCTGGCCATTTCGCCGCAGGGCGGCATGGTGGCCAGTTCGGCCGGGGTAGAGATCGCCACCCGGCCCTGCGACAACGCCCGTTTCGATACGCTGGTGGTGGCCGGCGGGCGCGGCAACGAGGCGGCGGCGCAGTCGTCGTTGCTGGCGGATTTCTTGCTGACCCAGCGCCGGCGGACGCGCCGTATCGCCAGCGTTTGCACCGGCGCGTTTATTCTGGCGGCCTGCGGGCTGCTGGACGGCAAACGCGCCACCACCCATTGGTACCATGCGGCGCAGCTGCAGCAGCGCTATCCGCGTATCCGCGTCGACAGCAATCGGATCTTCATTCGTGACGGCGATATCTGGACCTCGGCCGGCATCAGCGCCGGCATAGATCTGGCGCTGGCGCTGATTGAGGACGATTTGGGGGAGACGGTCGCCGCCGGCGTGGCGCGCCAGCTGGTGGTGTATCACCGCCGCCCCGGGGGCCAGTCGCAGTATTCGTTGCTGCTGGAGCTGAACCCGTCGTCCGATCGCATTCGCGCCGCGCTTTCCTTCGCGCGTGAACGCTTGCGGCAACCGCTGGCGGTGGCGGATCTGGCCGCCGCCGCCTGCCTGAGCGAGCGGCAGTTCGGCCGGCTGTTCCGCGCCGAAACCGGGCAGACGCCGGCCAAGGTGATCGAACAGCTGCGGGTCGAGGCGGCCAGGTTGCGCATCGAAGAAGGCAGCGAGGCGCTGGAAACGATTGCCCGCGCGGTGGGCTTCAGCGATCCGGAACGCATGCGGCGGGCGTTTATTCGCCTGTTTGGCCTGTCGCCGCAGGCGATCAGGCGGCTCAGCCGACGGGCCGACCAATAA
- a CDS encoding DJ-1/PfpI family protein produces the protein MSAPLVIVFPIYQGVTQLDFTGPLQFLRRMPGAEIIVASVDGADIASEGLHFTRLQKLQEVTRCDVLCVPGGGGCVQALQDARFMRQIRRLGPDARYLTSVCTGSLILAAAGLLQGKRAACHWSMRDSLALFGAIPSSARVERDGNVISGGGVTAGIDFALALIAELHDEETAQMIQLYLEYAPAPPFQGGTPELAPPHILARVQAQMADSLRLRREQVALLAQG, from the coding sequence ATGTCTGCACCATTAGTGATTGTTTTTCCTATCTATCAGGGCGTTACCCAGCTCGACTTCACCGGTCCGCTACAGTTTTTGCGCCGCATGCCGGGAGCGGAAATTATCGTCGCCTCGGTGGACGGCGCCGATATCGCCTCGGAAGGCCTGCATTTCACCCGGCTGCAAAAGTTGCAGGAGGTGACTCGCTGCGACGTACTGTGCGTGCCGGGCGGCGGCGGCTGCGTCCAGGCGCTGCAGGATGCGCGTTTTATGCGGCAAATTCGTCGGCTCGGCCCGGATGCGCGCTACCTGACCTCGGTATGCACCGGTTCGCTGATCCTGGCCGCCGCCGGCCTGCTGCAGGGCAAACGCGCCGCCTGCCACTGGTCGATGCGCGACAGCCTGGCGCTGTTCGGCGCCATCCCCAGCAGCGCGCGCGTGGAACGCGACGGCAACGTGATCAGCGGCGGCGGCGTCACCGCCGGCATCGACTTCGCGCTGGCGCTGATCGCCGAGCTGCATGACGAGGAAACCGCGCAGATGATCCAGCTGTATCTGGAATACGCCCCGGCGCCGCCGTTCCAGGGCGGCACACCGGAGCTGGCGCCGCCGCACATTCTGGCCAGGGTTCAGGCGCAAATGGCGGACAGCCTGCGGCTGCGGCGGGAACAGGTGGCGCTGTTAGCCCAGGGGTGA